Within Deinococcus metalli, the genomic segment CAGGCCCATGCTGGCGCGGCCCTGTGCGCCCACCTGAGCACCGCGAACGACGTACCACTGCCCAGGAGTGTTGGACATGATGGCTGTGTCCGCCCCGGCGAACACGACGTTGCCAGTCATGGTCACGCCGGTCACGGGCAGGTAATACACCCGGGCCCCCAGCGCACGCAGCGGGGCGAAGGTCGCCGCGTTCTGCGCCGTGGTGAGCACGGTCAGCCTGGTGATGTCCCTGGATCGCAGCAGGCCCAGAATGCCCTTCTGGAAGGTGGCATTGGGGAAGGTGGCCCCCACCATCATCACCTCGCCGCGCACCAGCCTGAGCACAGCGGCAGGATCTTTGACCAGCGCGGGTTGGGTCGTTTGTGCCTGGGCTGGGGTGGCCAGGATCAGCACCAGGGGAAAAGTCAGAAACGTTCGCATAGTCACCTGTGCATGGAGTCGGCGGTGTGAGTCGGGCGCCGCTTCGGGGTCGTCGGCACGCAGCACGCGCGCTGCCGATTGCCGCTGCGGCCACGGCGTTGCTGTGCCCCTGGGGCGGGTTGCAGGCTGAGCGTTCCGCTGGGGCATGCCGGGCTCCTCAGCGAATCAGTGGCGCATAGTCAAAGGCTGGTTGGCCCTTCACACGGGGGATGTGATAACCCTCCGGCACGCTGCGCCAGTCGTAATGCGCCTGCATCCCGGCAAAGGGCAGTCCTGCCACATAGGGGGGCACCAACATGGGTTGAGGGAGCACCGCGGTGCCTGCAGGGTAGTTCTGAATGATGCCGGTGGCGAAGTATGTGATGGGGCGCAGGAATTTGGCCGTCACCGGCTCCGGCAGGAGCGTGGTGTGCAGCGTATTGAAGGCCTGGAAGAAGGTCGTGTAGCCCAGGCGCTCCTGGAAGGCCGGATTGGTGGGCGGCAGGGTGCGCTTGAACTCTTCGAAGGCCCACAGTCCGGGCGGGCTTCCGAGGGCGTCGTGACGGCCGGGCAGCAGGTGGGCGCTCAGGCTGGGGCTGCGCCACGTCGACTGGAAGTAGTACGGAGAGCTGTTCAGGGAGTAGAGCTGCGTGCTCTTGCTCTTGAAGGCGTCTTGCACGAGCTGCGCGAGATCCGTGAATGGCTTGGGGTTGACGCCATGGTTCATGACCGGCGCGACCACCGCACCGTCGCCCGGAGTCAGGGTTTTCCAGGGCAACCCGAAGAAGGAGGGGTTCTTCTTGTTGAACAGTGCCGCCACAACGTCCTTTTGGTAGTCCAGAAAATAGCTGCCGTGCGCGCGCTTCACGGCCCGTTGCACCCGCTGCTGCGCCTGGTTCATATCAAAGTACAGCGGCGCAGGCGCGGCGGGGTTGGTGGCGTATCTGCGGTCGCCCTGTAAGCAGAAGGTGGGCACCCCAAATACGTAGAAACACGTGCCCGGCAGGTACATGAAGGGCACGTCGGGAATCGGGTTCACGTTGACGCCGCTGCAGCGGTCAGCCGGATTGGTCTGTGGCCAGGGCAGGTAGCTGTCCAGGTGCAGGGCGTTGTCGTGGGTGCTGAGCGGCACGCGGCCTCCGAGCAGCCTGGATTTCGGCAGATCCTCCTTTTCCACCGTGACCTTCAACGTCGCCTCGTTGGTCTTCAGCTTTGAGGACAGATCCACCACGCACTGCGTCAGGTACAGCACGGGGTTGTTCAGCTCGATCATGGCGTTCCAGTAGTAGCGGTCCTCGTACCGCTGCCACGCGGCGCGCATATCGGTTGCGGCCGTCACGCTCGCCGCGTCGGTGGAGTAGGGCACGCTCCACTCGATCTTCGGGCACGTACTGGGGTCGGTGGCCTTGGGTTCAGCCCGGGCCTTCTGGCACGCGGCCAGATTTTCCTCATGGGCCTGACGCAGCGACGTATCGGTGACGCTCAGGTAGGGAATGCGCCCTTTGGGTAGGGCTCCGGCCCGGAAATCCGGGAAATGGAACAGGTAGCGCTGGAGCCCGCCGTAGTCGGGCTGTTCGTCACCGGCATTCTTCTTCGCCTGCTCCAGTGTGCCGCTTGCCGGAGCGCTGGGCGTTGGCAGCACCCCGGGTGGCGCTGAGGCAGCCGGCAGGCTGGGGGCAGCGGTCGGTGACGTGGGCAGGGGCGGGAGCTGGGGAAGCGCTGCGCCTCCAGAGGAGGCAAGCGCGAGGGTGGTGAGCAGGAGCCGCTGCCGCAGAGTGGTCACTTCACCGCAACCTTGTGGGAGAGGGTGAAGCTGCGGGCGGGCCCGAGCGTCTGCGCCGTCAGGGACGCAGTGATTTCGCTGGGGGCGTTCTTCACGCGCATGAGGCCCAGAATGGGGGCCATGCTACTGCGGGGCAGCGTGACCGGCACCAGCGTCAGAGGAGTGCGGCCGTCCGTGACCTGAAAGGTGTTCACGTTAGAAAACAGTGTTCCGCCCGTCGGGCTGGTGAGCATGTACGCCACCAGAGCGTCGTTGCCATCGCGCCAGGCCGTGACCACCAGGGTGGGTGTCGCCGCCACCGGGCGGGCGGCGGCTGGGGGTGGCGTGACTGCGACGGGCCGCGTGGCTGCGGGGGGCGTCACGGGGCGCGTAGCCTGCACGGCGGCGGGACGCGGGGCGGGTGTGGCCGCCGCTGGAGGCTGTGCCGTCGTGGCCGTTGCCCTGGGCTGTGTGGCGGGTGCCGCCGTGGTCTTGGCGATGGCCGGTGCCTGGGCCGGGCGGACGCTCGTCGGTGATGTCGCGGACTTGACGGCTGGCGCAACGGGCGTGGGCGTGGGCGCGGGGGGCACTTTCTCCTCCTTGAAGGTCTGAGCCGCGCTCTGGGCCGCCAGGGCGTCCGCCGTCATGAACTTGTACACCCGCGTCCCGCTGGGCGAGTTCGCCACCTGGAGGCGAATGGGCAGCACCGTCTCGTCATCGAGAATCAGGTTGAGGTCGGCTCCCCCGGCCCCCACCAGCACATCAAGGAAGATCATCTTCCCGTTCTCAGCGCGGGACACTGAGAAGTTCTTTTGCTTGCTCAGCTCCATGCTGATGCCGGTGACTTCAGCACCCATCACCTGCACCGTCACCTGATACAGCGGCGAGACGACCACCGTGGCCGGGCGCGTGCTGAGCACCTGGTCAATGGACACCGTCCGGTAGTAGACGTCGCTGGTCGCGGCCTCAGAAGGCATGGCACTCCCGAGCAGTAAAGCCAGGGCGAGGACAGCGATATGCGGGGCCGAGTGTGCAGAAATGTTCATGCTCATAATTACACCCTATCTCGTGATCGTTTACGTGAAAAGCGGGGCGGTAGAAGTCAGGGCCGGCGGATGGCGCGCTCAAACGCAGCCAGGTCGTCGGCCAGATCGTCCACGTCCACCTGCGGCGCAGGAGACACAGGCACGTCGTTCTCCAGGTCAAAGTCGGTGGCCGCTTCGACCATCGGGGCATCGTTGAGCGTGAGCGCTGCCGATACCGGGCGTCTCGCGGGGGCCGGCGAACCGGCACCCTCTCCACCCACCGTCACCACCTCGGGCTCAGTCACCGGCGCGGCCTGCACCACCTCTTCCGTTGGCATGACCACTGGCGGAGTCCGGTGCTTGATGGGCGGCGGCTTCATCGTCCTGGCCACCTTCGCCTGGGGCAGCGTGAACGGCTCCATGCGGTAGCCCGCGATCATCGGAAATTCGTTGCTCTTGATGAGCACGTTGCCCAGCGAAACTTCTAGCACTTCGTCGGTGGTGATCAGCTCGCGGGAGTTGAGCCCTGTCGTGTCAGAACGGCCGCTGTCCGAGTTCTCTGAGGTGCGGTTGTCGCCGAACATGTACCGCCCGGAACTCTCGCTGATGTACTTCGCGGTTCCCGGATCCTTCGGCGTGTAGAAGACCTTCGTGTGAGTGCCGCTCTTGACCGTGTCTGCGCCGTCCTCACCGTAATTCTTGTCCAGTTGCGATAGCGCCTGCACGTACACCAGCGCGATCATGCCGCGTCCGGCCACCGTGGAAATCAAGTCGTCCAGCATCGGCACCGCGAGGCGTCCGGCCTCGTCGAAGACAAACATGATAGGTACAAATTCGCCGTTCGGTTCCATGTCGTAGCTCTTAATAATCGACTCAATAATGGCCAAAATGACGGCACCGAAACTGTGAACTGTGTACTTGAGGTCGCTCTCTCGGAACACCATGTACAGGCTGGTTCGCTTTCTCAGCAGATCCGTTGCCTTAAAATCAGTCCCGCTGGTCATGTTGATGATGCCCTGTGACATCAAGTATTTCATCTTGGCAATGAGATTGATCCAACTGTTATTGAGGAACTTATCATTGCCAAACCCTTCCCAGTTGTACTCGCTCGGCTTCATGCCCACGAAGAAGCTCAGATTGCGGTGAACCTCCGGATCCCTGCTCTCCTTCTCCAGCATCAGGCAAGCACGCTCACAGCCCATGCCCAGGCAGTCACGAATGAAGGGCAGCACTGGCACATTCTTCTCTTTGGCCACCATCATGGCAGCGGTCAGAATGAAACTGGCGCGCAAGGCAAAGGCCTTGTTGCTCCCGTCACCGTCCGGGTTGAGAATCGCTTCAGCCGTGGCCTGCAACTGCTCGGGCGTATCGCGTTCCGCGAAGGGGTCGAACTGGTTGCTGGGGGCACCCGTGCTCGGGTTCAGCACGTACACGTCCTGGTTCATCACCTGACTGCGGTAGCCCGCCGTCATGTTGTAGAACTCGCCCTTAATGTCAATCACGACCACGCTGCCGCGCCAGTTCAGCAGGTTCGACGTGGCATTCAAACCCTTCCCTGCACGCGTCGGCCCAACGAACAGCACGTGCCCCACCTCCTTGCGCCCGGCCAAACCAGCGCGCAGGCCCACCATCTTGTCGTAGGCATACCCCAGCAGCACCTCGTCTCCATTGAGCTGCTTCACCATGGCGTCTTTGATCTCGTCCGGCCTGGCCCAGTGCGCTTTGTACATCGCGCGAAACTTTGCATCTCGACCATCGAAAAACCAGATGCCAAACACCAGCATTCCCAGCGCAGGCGCTAGCCAGACCAGGCCGCCGCTCAAAACGGCATGCAA encodes:
- a CDS encoding type IV secretory system conjugative DNA transfer family protein, whose amino-acid sequence is MIIHYHWFLLRLLSFYGAVALGLHAVLSGGLVWLAPALGMLVFGIWFFDGRDAKFRAMYKAHWARPDEIKDAMVKQLNGDEVLLGYAYDKMVGLRAGLAGRKEVGHVLFVGPTRAGKGLNATSNLLNWRGSVVVIDIKGEFYNMTAGYRSQVMNQDVYVLNPSTGAPSNQFDPFAERDTPEQLQATAEAILNPDGDGSNKAFALRASFILTAAMMVAKEKNVPVLPFIRDCLGMGCERACLMLEKESRDPEVHRNLSFFVGMKPSEYNWEGFGNDKFLNNSWINLIAKMKYLMSQGIINMTSGTDFKATDLLRKRTSLYMVFRESDLKYTVHSFGAVILAIIESIIKSYDMEPNGEFVPIMFVFDEAGRLAVPMLDDLISTVAGRGMIALVYVQALSQLDKNYGEDGADTVKSGTHTKVFYTPKDPGTAKYISESSGRYMFGDNRTSENSDSGRSDTTGLNSRELITTDEVLEVSLGNVLIKSNEFPMIAGYRMEPFTLPQAKVARTMKPPPIKHRTPPVVMPTEEVVQAAPVTEPEVVTVGGEGAGSPAPARRPVSAALTLNDAPMVEAATDFDLENDVPVSPAPQVDVDDLADDLAAFERAIRRP